The genomic DNA ATTCCGGGGTCACCGCAGGCACTTGGGCCAGGTCAGCGGGTCGCGGCCGGGCCGGCGGGGCGAATGACCACAACAGCTCGCTCAAGTCGACGTCGAGCTCGGTGACGGCCCTGGCGTTGGCGATCGTTGCGACGATCTTGGCCCGGTTGCGCACGATGCCCGCGTCGGCCATCAACCGCTCGACGTCGTCGTCGGTGTACTTCGCGACCCTGGCCGCGTCGAACCCGTCGAACGCGGCCCGAAAATTCTCTCGCTTTCGCAGAATCGTCAGCCAGCTCAACCCGCTCTGGAAGGCCTCCAGGCTGATCCGCTCGAACAGCGCACCAGAATCCCGCAGCGGGTGGCCCCACTCGGTGTCGTGATAGTCGCGGTAGAGGGTGTCACCCGCGGCTGCGCTACTGGCTGAGACTGCCCAGCCGCAGCGGATGCGGCCATCGTCGGCGGTGCCGACAATCCGGTCATCGTCGGCGGTGCCGACAATCCCGCCATCGTCGGTCATGGCTCCTCCGAGGTGCGGACTTCGCCTGCGGTGGCCGACACTTCCTCATCGGCACCGTCGTCG from Mycobacterium sp. DL440 includes the following:
- a CDS encoding DNA-3-methyladenine glycosylase I — translated: MTDDGGIVGTADDDRIVGTADDGRIRCGWAVSASSAAAGDTLYRDYHDTEWGHPLRDSGALFERISLEAFQSGLSWLTILRKRENFRAAFDGFDAARVAKYTDDDVERLMADAGIVRNRAKIVATIANARAVTELDVDLSELLWSFAPPARPRPADLAQVPAVTPESTAMAKELKRRGFKFVGPTTAYALMQATGMVDDHVAACWVPAQ